In Panthera uncia isolate 11264 chromosome B4, Puncia_PCG_1.0, whole genome shotgun sequence, one genomic interval encodes:
- the SPRYD3 gene encoding SPRY domain-containing protein 3: MRRTRRPRFVLMNKMDDLNLHYRFLNWRRRIREIREVRAFRYQERFKHILVDGDTLSYHGNSGEVGCYVASRPLTKDSNYFEVSIVDSGVRGTIAVGLVPQYYSLDHQPGWLPDSVAYHADDGKLYNGRAKGRQFGSKCNSGDRIGCGIEPVSFDVQTAQIFFTKNGKRVGSTIMPMSPDGLFPAVGMHSLGEEVRLHLNAELGREDDSVMMVDSYEDEWGRLHDVRVCGTLLEYLGKGKSIVDVGLAQARHPLSTRSHYFEVEIVDPGEKCYIALGLARKDYPKNRHPGWSRGSVAYHADDGKIFHGSGVGDPFGPRCYKGDIMGCGIMFPRDYILDSEGDSDDSCDTVILSPTARGVRNVRNVMYLHQEGEEEEEEEEEEEDGEEIEQEHEGKKVVVFFTRNGKIIGKKDAVVPSGGFFPTIGMLSCGEKVKVDLHPLSG; the protein is encoded by the exons ATGAGGAGAACGCGGCGGCCCCG GTTTGTTCTCATGAACAAGATGGATGACCTCAACCTGCACTACCGGTTTCTGAATTGGCGCCGGAGGATCCGGGAAATTCGGGAGGTCCGGGCTTTCCGATACCAGGAGAGGTTCAAGCACATTCTTGTAGACGGAGACACTTTGAG TTACCATGGAAACTCCGGTGAAGTTGGCTGCTACGTGGCTTCTCGACCCCTGACCAAGGACAGCAATTATTTTGAG GTGTCGATTGTGGACAGCGGGGTGCGGGGCACCATTGCTGTGGGGCTGGTCCCTCAGTACTACAGCTTGGATCACCAGCCTGGCTGGTTGCCTGACTCTGTAGCCTACCACGCTGATGATGGCAA GCTGTACAATGGCCGAGCCAAGGGCCGCCAGTTTGGGTCAAAGTGCAACTCCGGGGACCGGATTGGCTGCGGCATTGAGCCCGTGTCCTTTGATGTACAGACTGCCCAGATCTTCTTCACCAAAAATGGGAAGCGG GTGGGCTCCACCATCATGCCCATGTCCCCAGATGGACTGTTCCCAGCAGTGGGCATGCACTCTCTGGGTGAAGAGGTGAGGCTGCACCTCAACGCTGAGCTGGGCCGCGAGGATGACAGCGTCATGATGGTGGACAGTTACGAGGACGAGTGGGGTCGGCTGCATGATGTCAGAGTGTGCGGAACT CTGCTGGAGTACTTGGGCAAGGGCAAGAGTATCGTTGACGTGGGGCTGGCCCAGGCCCGGCACCCGCTGAGCACCCGGAGCCACTACTTTGAGGTGGAGATCGTGGACCCTGGAGAGAAATGCTACATCGCCTTGGGGCTGGCCCGGAAG GATTATCCCAAGAACAGGCACCCTGGCTGGAGCAGAGGCTCTGTGGCTTACCATGCAG atgATGGGAAGATCTTCCACGGCAGTGGTGTGGGGGACCCCTTCGGGCCACGCTGTTACAAAGGGGACATTATGGGCTGTGGAATCATGTTCCCCCGGGACTACATTCTGGACAGTGAGG GTGACAGTGATGACAGTTGTGACACAGTGATCCTGTCCCCAACTGCCCGAGGCGTCCGGAATGTCCGGAATGTCATGTACCTGCaccaggagggagaagaggaagaagaggaagaggaagaagaagaagatggggAAGAGATTGAGCAGGAGCATGAGGGCAAGAAGGTGGTG GTTTTCTTCACTCGGAACGGCAAGATCATCGGGAAGAAGGATGCTGTTGTACCTTCTGGTGGCTTCTTCCCCACCATTGGAATGCTGAGCTGTGGGGAGAAAGTCAAAGTGGATCTGCATCCCTTGAGTGGCTAG